The DNA region TGGTGCAGAAGCGGTAGAAAGAGCCTCTCAAGAAAGCTACGACATTATTTTGATGGATATCCAAATGCCACATATGGATGGTGTCACAGCTTGTGAAAACATTAAAAAGACACATCTAAATGCCAACACCCCTGTTATTGCCGTCACTGCCCATGCCATAGAAGGAGAAAGAGAGCGTCTCTTGAAAGCCGGAATGGATGACTATTTATCCAAACCAATTGAAGAACATATCCTTCACCAAATTTTAATCCATTGGAATCCATATACCGAAATTGGCACAATAGAAAAATTGTCACTCCCAGACGATCGCCAAAATGTTGTCGCCACTTCTCAGAAAGACTCTGCAGTATTAAATTGGGATATGGCTTTAAAGCAGTCAGCAAACAAAATCGATCTAGCAAAAGACATGCTTAATATGTTGATAAAGTTCTTACCTGAAGTTAATCAAGTTGTTAATCAAACACTTAACGCACCAGGAAAACCAAATGAAGCATTATTGAATATTATTCATAAGCTACATGGAAGTTGTGCCTATTGTGGTGTGCCTAAGCTACAAAGCTTATGTGCAACGATTGAAACTGAACTGAGATCCAATTGCGCCATTGAAGATATCGAGCCAGAATTATTTGAATTACAAGATGAAATAGAAAAGGTGCAAGAAGCAGCAAAACCCTATTTGGTTTAGCTCTTTAGGTTGAAAAACCGAAGCCCCGAATTGCTATCGATAATTTGAATAACTGAATAGTCAAAATTTAATTTAAGGACAAGCTTTATGAATGAAGTAAGTATAGATACCCAAAAGAGTGTTTTGGCATCTCGTTGGTCAAGATTCTGGGCAACCGTTATTGATACCTTATTTATATTCAGAAAAGATCGTCGATGTATTCATGATTTGATTGCAAAAAGTAAAGTCGTTGATATATCTAAACCAATAGAGTTTTATTTCAGCAAAAATTGATAATGGCAACACTCTAATTACCTATTCTTACTAAGACTCTAAAATCACGGTCGCCATCGCGTAACGCTTTTCATCAGAGATCGACAAGTGAATATGCTTCACTTGTCGCTGATGAGCAAGATTCAAAGCTTGTCCATGTAAGGTTAGTACTGGCTTACCTAATTTATCATTACTAATTTCAAAATCTTGAAAGCTAACACCACACGCAATACCAGTCCCTAATGCTTTTGAAGCGGCTTCTTTAGCTGAAAATCGTTTCGCAAGATAGCGGCCTTGCTGCTTGAGCGAATGAAAAACGGTTAACTCAGAAGGTACTAAAATACGCTCGGCAAAAGCCATCCCCGAGCGTTGTAAGATTTTTTCAATTCTTTCGATATCGGCAACATCTGTGCCCAACCCAATAATGGCCATAATTAACGGCGAGCTTCCTGCATAATAGCTTTCATATCCGCTACCGCTTTATCTAAACCATCAAATAAAGCGCGTCCAATAATAGAGTGACCAATGTTTAATTCGTATATTTCTGGCAATGCAGCAATCGGTGCTACGTTGTGATAAGTAAGACCATGCCCTGCATTTACCTTAATGCCTAAGCTATGTGCATAGCTTGCACCAGCCGCAATACGTTTTAACTCGGCTTGCTGTTCTACATCATTTTCAGCATCAGCATATTGCCCTGTATGAAGTTCAATATAAGGTGCACCACATGCTTTAGCTGCATCGATTTGCTCACGAGAGGCATCGATAAATAAAGAGACTTTAATACCAGCAGCACCGAGCTTTTCGGTTGCCGATTTCACTTTATCAAGTTGTCCAGTAACATCTAGACCGCCTTCCGTGGTCAACTCTTCACGTTTCTCTGGTACTAAACAAACATATTCAGGTTTCGTTTCCAGTGCAATACTGATCATCTCGTCCGT from Vibrio casei includes:
- the pdxJ gene encoding pyridoxine 5'-phosphate synthase, which produces MSPIYLGVNIDHIATVRNARGTKYPDPVHAAEIAERAGADGITVHLREDRRHIKDRDVRLLSETLQTRMNLEMAVTDEMISIALETKPEYVCLVPEKREELTTEGGLDVTGQLDKVKSATEKLGAAGIKVSLFIDASREQIDAAKACGAPYIELHTGQYADAENDVEQQAELKRIAAGASYAHSLGIKVNAGHGLTYHNVAPIAALPEIYELNIGHSIIGRALFDGLDKAVADMKAIMQEARR
- a CDS encoding RDD family protein; this translates as MNEVSIDTQKSVLASRWSRFWATVIDTLFIFRKDRRCIHDLIAKSKVVDISKPIEFYFSKN
- the acpS gene encoding holo-ACP synthase, translated to MAIIGLGTDVADIERIEKILQRSGMAFAERILVPSELTVFHSLKQQGRYLAKRFSAKEAASKALGTGIACGVSFQDFEISNDKLGKPVLTLHGQALNLAHQRQVKHIHLSISDEKRYAMATVILES